The Streptomyces pactum genome contains a region encoding:
- a CDS encoding GH39 family glycosyl hydrolase: MIRVPAEPAGPFPDAWRYCVGTGRLDLALRRDHQDSLALLQREIGFRHIRGHGLFSEAMAVHRPYTHLGARHVHHSFTHVDQVVDAYLAAGIRPFLELGFMPGGLASGDRTVFWWRGNITPPRDRAEWAALVRATLAHLVDRYGLDEVRTWPVEVWNEPDLPAFWQDADEGAYHRLYEATAHAVKDVDADLRVGGPALSPGAGPDWLERFAEFAERRDVPVDFVSRHAYSSGPAQHVPFGVHQTLAPAGTLLDQFAEPRRTLKGTRLADVPVHITEFNSSYRPDNPIHDTAFHAAYLAPVLAAGGDLADSFSYWTFSDVFEETGVPTALFHGGFGLLTHRQVRKPTYHLYAFLARMGPGLLARGDDHLVTRHPDGRVTVLAWAPVDPSGATPGPDGHTLRLSLPAGGRGEAFVRRLTVDEEHGNAYTAWRRMGSPRSPRPHQLDVLHEAAEPARTHRRLPIEDGRVELALTLTRHEVAFVELSPVDDETPPWWDERRLLGRESE; encoded by the coding sequence GTGATCCGCGTCCCCGCCGAGCCGGCCGGCCCCTTCCCCGACGCCTGGCGGTACTGCGTCGGCACCGGCCGCCTCGACCTCGCCCTGCGCCGCGACCACCAGGACTCCCTCGCCCTGCTCCAGCGCGAGATCGGCTTCCGGCACATCCGCGGCCACGGCCTGTTCAGCGAGGCCATGGCCGTCCACCGCCCCTACACCCACCTGGGCGCCCGGCACGTCCACCACTCCTTCACCCACGTCGACCAGGTCGTCGACGCGTACCTCGCCGCGGGCATCCGGCCCTTCCTCGAACTCGGCTTCATGCCGGGCGGCCTCGCGAGCGGCGACCGGACGGTGTTCTGGTGGCGCGGCAACATCACGCCGCCCCGCGACCGCGCCGAGTGGGCCGCGCTGGTCCGGGCGACCCTGGCCCACCTCGTCGACCGGTACGGCCTCGACGAGGTCCGCACCTGGCCGGTGGAGGTCTGGAACGAGCCCGACCTGCCCGCCTTCTGGCAGGACGCCGACGAGGGCGCGTACCACCGGCTCTACGAGGCGACCGCGCACGCCGTGAAGGACGTGGACGCGGACCTGCGAGTGGGCGGCCCGGCGCTGTCGCCGGGCGCGGGGCCGGACTGGCTGGAGCGGTTCGCCGAGTTCGCCGAACGCCGCGACGTACCCGTCGACTTCGTCTCCCGCCACGCCTACAGCTCCGGACCCGCCCAGCACGTGCCGTTCGGCGTGCACCAGACCCTCGCCCCGGCCGGGACGCTGCTCGACCAGTTCGCCGAGCCGCGCCGGACGCTGAAGGGCACCCGGCTGGCGGACGTGCCGGTGCACATCACCGAGTTCAACTCCTCCTACCGGCCCGACAACCCGATCCACGACACCGCCTTCCACGCCGCCTACCTCGCCCCGGTCCTGGCGGCCGGCGGGGACCTGGCCGACTCCTTCTCGTACTGGACGTTCAGCGACGTCTTCGAGGAGACCGGCGTCCCCACCGCCCTGTTCCACGGCGGCTTCGGGCTGCTCACCCACCGGCAGGTCCGGAAACCGACGTACCACCTCTACGCCTTCCTCGCCCGCATGGGCCCCGGCCTGCTGGCCCGCGGCGACGACCACCTCGTCACCCGGCACCCGGATGGCCGGGTCACCGTCCTGGCGTGGGCGCCCGTGGACCCGTCCGGCGCGACACCCGGCCCGGACGGGCACACGCTGCGCCTGTCCCTGCCGGCAGGCGGCCGGGGCGAGGCCTTCGTCCGGCGCCTGACCGTGGACGAGGAGCACGGCAACGCGTACACCGCCTGGCGCCGCATGGGCAGCCCCCGCTCACCGCGCCCCCACCAGCTCGACGTCCTCCACGAGGCCGCCGAACCCGCCCGCACCCACCGGCGCCTGCCCATCGAGGACGGCCGCGTCGAACTGGCCCTCACCCTCACCCGCCACGAGGTCGCCTTCGTCGAGCTGAGCCCCGTCGACGACGAGACCCCGCCCTGGTGGGACGAGCGCCGCCTGCTGGGCCGGGAATCGGAATGA
- a CDS encoding extracellular solute-binding protein translates to MKNAGQLSRRQILAAAGFAGLAALTGCGGDDGGDSKDLSKKRNGAMKEYRAGQRFKAAKPLTFSLLNLSNPVYPPKDDWLFWKELTKRTGVTFETTDVPYSDYEKKRSLLIGAGDAPLLLPKTYPGQETPFVSSGSVLAVSEYVELMPNFRDKVRRWKLQPEVDSLRQSDGRYYLLPGLHERVKANYSLALRTDVLDRLGLSRPSTLDQVADVFRAIRAEYPDRYPFSDRWNQPEPAGALLGYVGQAHGVRAGWSYLNTSWDAEGEEFVFTGATDEYRQMIEYLRNLVDEKLVDPEGFTQSDDDAVKKLLSERSFAISANPQELVQNYRYNLQRQVDGATIEMIPAPLGPAGPVVLGGSRLENGMMIAGDALKRDDFVALMQFVDWLWYSDEGQEFTKWGVEGVTYTTSGGRYRVADGISLMGSDPGAPEDLQKDYGFHNGVFSYGGSWELVSSSFGPDEQRFQDAMSGREQLPVDPAHPLQSVEQEQATLWDTPLRDHVRQNTLQFILGKRPLSEWDAYVTELKAKNLDRLIDLHNKAYDRFRKEHG, encoded by the coding sequence GTGAAGAACGCAGGACAGCTCTCACGACGTCAGATCCTGGCAGCCGCGGGCTTCGCCGGCCTCGCCGCGCTCACCGGCTGCGGCGGCGACGACGGCGGGGACTCCAAGGACCTGTCGAAGAAGCGGAACGGCGCGATGAAGGAGTACCGGGCCGGACAGCGGTTCAAGGCGGCGAAGCCGCTCACCTTCTCGCTGCTGAACCTCAGCAACCCCGTCTACCCGCCGAAGGACGACTGGCTGTTCTGGAAGGAGCTCACCAAGCGCACCGGCGTCACCTTCGAGACCACCGACGTGCCCTACAGCGACTACGAGAAGAAGCGCAGCCTGCTCATCGGCGCGGGCGACGCGCCCCTGCTCCTGCCCAAGACCTACCCCGGGCAGGAGACGCCGTTCGTCTCGTCGGGATCCGTCCTCGCGGTCAGCGAGTACGTGGAGCTGATGCCCAACTTCCGAGACAAGGTGCGCAGATGGAAACTGCAGCCCGAGGTGGACTCACTGCGCCAGTCCGACGGCCGGTACTACCTGCTGCCCGGCCTGCACGAGCGGGTCAAGGCGAATTACTCCCTGGCGCTGCGCACCGACGTCCTCGACCGGCTGGGCCTGAGCCGGCCGTCGACCCTGGACCAGGTGGCCGACGTCTTCCGGGCGATCCGGGCGGAGTACCCCGACCGCTACCCCTTCTCCGACCGCTGGAACCAGCCCGAACCGGCCGGAGCCCTGCTCGGGTACGTCGGCCAGGCCCACGGCGTCCGGGCCGGCTGGTCGTACCTGAACACGAGCTGGGACGCCGAGGGCGAGGAGTTCGTCTTCACCGGCGCGACCGACGAGTACCGTCAGATGATCGAGTACCTGCGGAATCTGGTCGACGAGAAGCTCGTGGACCCCGAGGGCTTCACCCAGAGCGACGACGACGCGGTCAAGAAGCTGCTCTCCGAGCGGTCCTTCGCGATCAGCGCCAACCCGCAGGAGCTGGTGCAGAACTACCGCTACAACCTCCAGCGGCAGGTCGACGGCGCCACGATCGAGATGATCCCGGCCCCGCTCGGACCGGCAGGGCCGGTGGTGCTCGGCGGCTCCCGCCTGGAGAACGGCATGATGATCGCCGGCGACGCCCTCAAGCGCGACGACTTCGTCGCGCTCATGCAGTTCGTGGACTGGCTCTGGTACTCCGACGAGGGCCAGGAGTTCACCAAGTGGGGCGTCGAGGGCGTCACCTACACCACCTCCGGCGGCCGGTACCGGGTCGCCGACGGCATCAGCCTCATGGGCTCCGACCCGGGCGCGCCCGAGGACCTCCAGAAGGACTACGGCTTCCACAACGGAGTCTTCTCCTACGGCGGAAGCTGGGAACTGGTCTCCTCCTCCTTCGGCCCGGACGAGCAGAGGTTCCAGGACGCCATGTCCGGGCGCGAGCAGCTCCCCGTCGACCCGGCCCACCCCCTGCAGTCCGTGGAACAGGAACAGGCCACCCTCTGGGACACCCCGCTCAGGGACCACGTCCGGCAGAACACCCTCCAGTTCATCCTCGGCAAGCGCCCGCTGTCCGAGTGGGACGCCTACGTGACCGAGCTGAAGGCCAAGAACCTGGACCGCCTCATCGACCTGCACAACAAGGCCTACGACCGCTTCCGGAAGGAGCACGGGTGA
- a CDS encoding carbohydrate ABC transporter permease, giving the protein MVTVDRPTRGYRVFQGVNGLILTGVVVVTLYPFLNIVARSFSGERQIRAGEVTLWPKGFNLTTYEIVFQDATFWRNYGNTVFYTVVSTAVAMLLTTCYAYVLSKKHLRGRGILVGVAVFTMFFSGGLIPTYVLITSLDLKNTVWALALPNAISVFNLLVMKAFFESLPDELEEAAQIDGLSTYGTLLRIVLPLSKAVVATMVLFYSVSFWNSWFGAFLYLDRAELMPVTVYLRNLIAGATGGTGAGAGTEQLTQVAANIQAVTIVLTALPILCVYPFVQRYFVSGVMLGAVKG; this is encoded by the coding sequence GTGGTGACCGTCGACCGCCCCACCCGTGGCTACCGCGTCTTCCAGGGCGTCAACGGGCTGATCCTCACCGGCGTCGTCGTGGTGACGCTCTACCCCTTCCTCAACATCGTCGCCCGCTCCTTCAGCGGCGAGCGCCAGATCCGCGCGGGCGAGGTGACGCTGTGGCCCAAGGGCTTCAACCTCACCACGTACGAGATCGTCTTCCAGGACGCCACCTTCTGGCGCAACTACGGCAACACCGTGTTCTACACGGTCGTGTCCACGGCCGTCGCGATGCTCCTGACGACCTGCTACGCCTACGTCCTGTCCAAGAAGCACCTCAGGGGACGCGGCATCCTCGTCGGCGTCGCCGTGTTCACCATGTTCTTCTCCGGCGGCCTGATCCCCACCTACGTGCTGATCACCAGCCTCGACCTGAAGAACACGGTGTGGGCGCTGGCCCTGCCGAACGCGATCAGCGTCTTCAACCTGCTGGTGATGAAGGCCTTCTTCGAGAGCCTGCCGGACGAGCTGGAGGAGGCCGCGCAGATCGACGGCCTCAGCACCTACGGCACCCTGCTGCGGATCGTGCTGCCGCTGTCGAAGGCGGTCGTGGCGACGATGGTGCTGTTCTACTCGGTGTCCTTCTGGAACTCCTGGTTCGGCGCCTTCCTCTACCTGGACCGGGCCGAACTCATGCCGGTCACCGTCTATCTGCGCAACCTCATCGCGGGCGCCACCGGCGGAACCGGCGCCGGCGCGGGCACCGAGCAGCTCACCCAGGTCGCGGCCAACATCCAGGCCGTCACCATCGTGCTCACCGCGCTGCCCATCCTCTGCGTGTACCCGTTCGTCCAGCGCTACTTCGTGTCGGGCGTGATGCTCGGCGCGGTCAAGGGCTGA
- a CDS encoding ABC transporter permease, giving the protein MSTSTTPAPPPGTQGPSPARAAPRPARRPAPTGRRRALRRDWQLYSLAVLPLLFFLVFRYLPMIGNVIAFRRFEPGGSILGEQWAGLRYVEMFLTDPTFWQVFRNTLWIGGLTLLFCFPVPIVLALLLNEVRTRALKRFVQSVSYLPHFLSIVIVAGITLQMLATDGPVNHVLGWFGQDPVRFIQEPEWFRTIYVGSEIWQTAGWGTILYLTALTTIDDDLYEAARIDGANRWRQIWHVTLPGIRPTMITLLILNIGTFLAVGFEKILLLYNPLTYQTGDVISTYLYRTGVESNSFSYAAAIGLFEAVIGLVLITSANLLSRRTVGTSLW; this is encoded by the coding sequence ATGAGCACCTCCACCACACCGGCTCCACCACCCGGCACCCAGGGCCCGTCCCCGGCGCGGGCCGCGCCCCGGCCCGCCCGGCGCCCCGCGCCCACCGGCCGCCGAAGGGCGCTGCGCCGCGACTGGCAGTTGTACTCGCTGGCCGTACTGCCGCTGCTGTTCTTCCTGGTCTTCCGCTACCTGCCGATGATCGGCAACGTCATCGCCTTCCGCCGCTTCGAGCCCGGCGGTTCGATCCTGGGGGAGCAGTGGGCCGGCCTGCGCTACGTCGAGATGTTCCTCACCGACCCCACCTTCTGGCAGGTGTTCCGCAACACCCTCTGGATCGGCGGCCTCACGCTCCTGTTCTGCTTCCCCGTCCCGATCGTGCTCGCGCTGCTCCTCAACGAGGTGCGCACGCGGGCGCTGAAGCGGTTCGTGCAGTCGGTGTCGTACCTGCCGCACTTCCTGTCGATCGTGATCGTCGCCGGCATCACCCTGCAGATGCTCGCCACGGACGGTCCGGTCAACCACGTCCTGGGCTGGTTCGGCCAGGACCCGGTCCGGTTCATCCAGGAACCCGAGTGGTTCCGCACCATCTACGTCGGCTCGGAGATCTGGCAGACCGCCGGCTGGGGCACCATCCTCTACCTGACCGCGCTCACCACGATCGACGACGACCTCTACGAGGCGGCCCGCATCGACGGCGCGAACCGCTGGCGGCAGATCTGGCACGTCACGCTGCCCGGCATCCGGCCCACCATGATCACCCTGCTGATCCTCAACATCGGCACCTTCCTGGCGGTCGGCTTCGAGAAGATCCTGCTGCTCTACAACCCGCTGACCTACCAGACCGGTGACGTGATCTCCACGTACCTCTACCGCACCGGTGTCGAGTCCAACAGCTTCAGCTACGCCGCCGCCATCGGCCTGTTCGAAGCGGTCATCGGCCTGGTGCTGATCACCTCGGCCAACCTGCTCTCGCGCCGCACGGTGGGGACGAGCCTGTGGTGA
- a CDS encoding acetylxylan esterase, which produces MPAFDLPPAELRHHRPAPDEPDDFDDFWRGTLADSAAGDPLVSAHPVETGLRLTRTWDVTFRGFGGDPVRAWFSRPAGALRPLPAVVEYAGYGRGRGLPHERLTWVAAGYAHLLMDNRGQGDRYGCGGDTPDPHTGVPGGPGPAVRGLLDPYAYHYRRLITDAVRAVAAVRALPGVDEGHVSAVGNSQGGGLALAVAGLVPDLAAVLVSAPLLCGVRRALDLTDAGPYGEITAYLSVRRDDHAVQAAYRTLSYVEGVSFARRAHAPAHFGVGLRDTVCPPSGAYAAFNRYGELSGVKPPKEIHAYPFNGHEGGDAVHVRRQLGWLAGMRETG; this is translated from the coding sequence GTGCCCGCGTTCGACCTGCCGCCGGCGGAGTTGCGGCACCACCGTCCGGCCCCCGACGAACCCGACGACTTCGACGACTTCTGGCGCGGGACCCTCGCGGATTCGGCGGCCGGTGACCCGCTCGTGTCGGCACACCCGGTGGAGACCGGGCTACGGCTGACGCGGACCTGGGACGTGACCTTCCGGGGCTTCGGCGGCGATCCGGTGCGCGCATGGTTCAGCAGGCCCGCCGGGGCGCTCCGGCCACTGCCGGCGGTCGTCGAGTACGCGGGGTACGGGCGCGGGCGGGGCCTGCCGCACGAGCGGCTGACCTGGGTGGCCGCCGGATACGCGCATCTGCTGATGGACAACCGGGGCCAGGGCGACCGGTACGGCTGCGGCGGCGACACCCCCGACCCGCACACCGGCGTGCCGGGCGGTCCGGGACCGGCCGTACGGGGCCTGCTCGACCCGTACGCCTACCACTACCGCCGGCTGATCACGGACGCGGTGCGCGCCGTCGCAGCGGTGCGGGCGCTGCCCGGCGTGGACGAGGGGCACGTGTCGGCCGTCGGCAACAGCCAGGGCGGCGGACTGGCGCTGGCCGTCGCGGGCCTGGTGCCGGACCTGGCGGCGGTGCTGGTCTCCGCCCCGCTGCTGTGCGGCGTCCGGCGGGCACTGGACCTCACCGACGCGGGGCCCTACGGCGAGATCACCGCGTATCTGTCGGTGCGCCGGGACGATCACGCCGTCCAGGCCGCCTACCGCACCCTGTCGTACGTGGAGGGCGTCTCCTTCGCCCGCCGGGCGCACGCCCCGGCCCACTTCGGCGTGGGCCTGCGCGACACGGTGTGTCCGCCGAGCGGGGCGTACGCCGCCTTCAACCGGTACGGGGAACTGTCCGGCGTCAAGCCGCCGAAGGAGATCCACGCCTATCCGTTCAACGGGCACGAGGGTGGCGACGCGGTGCATGTGCGGCGCCAACTGGGGTGGTTGGCGGGGATGCGGGAGACCGGCTGA